One Hordeum vulgare subsp. vulgare chromosome 4H, MorexV3_pseudomolecules_assembly, whole genome shotgun sequence DNA window includes the following coding sequences:
- the LOC123449870 gene encoding homeobox protein BEL1 homolog produces the protein MAHDPSLGFADYFSAADAAAASLMPQMDEGAPELYGLQAGMELLGMRGLHAAAMPGATSAAEDVHCDGGGDGHDGSTMRFFLEQQQQQQQQHHQHHHPSQAPLSLSLCRPEEVAQLHQQHHQHHHLGGSSQQQEQQQHEVAVATWMLPHDHDAATYAQAQGHGAPWPLRSSRFLAPAQQLLQGYCSLPVDTTPKRGKPQQQDEAGGGGEVSSSSTSDWTPSPQIQAMDALELKRLRDRLYVMLEEVDRRYRRYCEQMRGLAGGFEAAAGERAASGYTAVAARTISRHFRSLRDGIVAQLQAVRKALGEKDVSPPGMTRGDTPRLKVLDQCIRQQKAMHQNGGMMMDSHPWRPQRGLPERAVTILRAWLFEHFLNPYPSDVDKHILARQTGLSRSQVSNWFINARVRLWKPMVEEMYVEEMKGEQQDDGGLNPNNPSSSGSHASDAQGQQGAAAADEGERVVADERKPTRAQLHVGHDAGSLASVVNIAGVPARMESYGVMDAGHHLDFDAYGGGQGQGFGGGAGGVSLTLGLQQHDTHGHGGGGGVNIAFGAPSSAQHGAGGFLFPGEQMDVMGLHPSGGHGQNIQFGMGGQGAAEGSSHGVQDQHYRGMSAGFHLLRDLAG, from the exons ATGGCGCACGATCCGAGCCTCGGGTTCGCGGACTACTTCTCGGCGGCGGACGCGGCGGCGGCGTCGCTCATGCCGCAGATGGACGAGGGCGCGCCGGAGCTGTACGGCTTGCAGGCCGGGATGGAGCTGCTCGGCATGCGCGGCCTGCACGCTGCCGCCATGCCCGGCGCGACGTCCGCCGCTGAGGATGTTCACtgcgacggaggaggagacggccacGATGGCTCCACCATGCGCTTCTTcctcgagcagcagcagcagcagcagcagcaacatcatcaacatcaccatccgAGCCAGGCGCCGCTGTCCCTGTCGCTGTGCCGGCCGGAGGAAGTCGCGCAGCTGCACCAGCAGCATCACCAGCATCACCATCTCGGCGGCTCGTctcagcagcaggagcagcaacagcacgaggtggccgtggcgacGTGGATGCTGCCGCACGACCACGACGCGGCAACGTACGCGCAGGCGCAGGGGCACGGCGCGCCGTGGCCCCTGCGTAGCTCCCGTTTCCTCGCCCCGGCGCAGCAGCTCCTGCAGGGCTACTGCAGCCTCCCCGTGGACACCACCCCGAAGCGCGGCAAGCCGCAGCAGCAAgacgaggccggcggcggcggcgaggtgtcgtcgtcatcgacgtcggaCTGGACCCCGTCGCCGCAGATCCAGGCCATGGACGCGCTGGAGCTCAAGAGGCTCAGGGACAGGCTCTACGTCATGCTGGAGGAG GTGGATCGGAGGTACAGGAGGTACTGTGAGCAGATGAGGGGGTTGGCGGGCGGGttcgaggcggcggcgggggagcgGGCGGCGTCAGGGTACACGGCGGTGGCGGCACGGACCATCTCGCGGCACTTTCGGAGCCTCAGGGATGGGATCGTGGCGCAGCTGCAGGCGGTGCGGAAGGCACTCGGGGAGAAGGATGTGTCGCCACCGGGGATGACACGGGGTGACACCCCACGGCTCAAGGTGTTGGATCAGTGCATTCGACAGCAAAAGGCGATGCACCAGAACGGTGGCATGATGATGGACAGCCACCCGTGGCGGCCGCAGCGTGGCTTGCCCGAGCGCGCAGTCACCATCCTCCGGGCATGGCTCTTCGAGCACTTCCTCAACCC GTATCCGAGCGACGTGGACAAGCACATCCTGGCTCGCCAGACGGGCCTCTCACGGAGCCAG GTGTCCAACTGGTTCATCAACGCGCGGGTGCGGCTGTGGAAGCCCATGGTGGAGGAGATGtacgtggaggagatgaagggcgAGCAGCAGGACGATGGCGGCCTAAACCCTAACAACCCTAGCAGCAGCGGCAGCCACGCATCCGACGCGCAGGGGCAGCAGGGGGCGGCCGCGGCCGACGAAGGCGAGCGTGTCGTGGCCGACGAACGGAAGCCGACGCGTGCGCAGCTGCACGTCGGCCACGACGCCGGCTCGCTCGCCTCCGTCGTCAACATCGCCGGCGTCCCGGCGCGGATGGAGAGCTACGGCGTCATGGATGCCGGCCACCACCTAGACTTCGACGCGTACGGCGGCGGGCAGGGCCAGGGCTTCGGGGGCGGCGCTGGCGGCGTGTCGCTCACGCTGGGGCTGCAGCAGCACGACACGCACGggcacggcggcggcgggggagtgAACATCGCGTTCGGCGCGCCGTCGTCCGCGCAGCACGGCGCGGGCGGGTTCTTGTTCCCGGGCGAGCAGATGGACGTCATGGGGTTGCATCCTTCCGGCGGCCATGGCCAGAACATCCAGTTCGGCATGGGCGGTCAGGGCGCCGCCGAGGGGTCGTCACACGGCGTGCAGGACCAGCACTACCGGGGGATGAGCGCAGGGtttcacctcctccgtgacctGGCCGGGTGA